CCGAGCCAGAGGACATGACCCTTGTAGGCTCGTTCCCACACGGGCTTTTGCCGCGATTTCTTCTTTTTCGTCGCCATAGCGAAAAATTTGCTCTGACCCCTTTTCTATACGTCGGCCTCCACGGTCTTCCAGTGCTCCCGCATCCAGTTGCGCCGCTCCTCGGCTTCGCCCGCGTCCATCAGCTTCTCGAAGGTCTGGCGCACCGCCTTGAGGTTCTTGGTGTCGAACTCCATGCGAACCAGGCGGCGCGCGTCGGGGTTCATGGTGGTTTCCCAGAGCTGCTCCGGGCTCATCTCGCCCAGGCCCTTGAAGCGCGAGATCTCCCAGCTGCCGTCCTTGACCTTTTCCTTCTTCAACTGGTTCAAGGTCTCATCCAGCTCGTCGTCGTCGAGGCAATACAGCCGGCGCGCCGGCTTGCCCTTGCCCTGGCTCGGCACCTCGACCTTGTAGAGCGGCGGCTGCGCCACGTACAGGTGCCCCGCCTCGACCAGGCGCGGCGCGTGCATGAAGAAGAAAGTGAGGAGCAGCGCCTGGATGTGGCCGCCGTCCACGTCCGCGTCGGTCATCACGATCACCTTGCCGTAGCGCAGCGAGCCGAGGTCGACCTTCTCCTCCGCGCCGTGCGGGTCGACGCCGATCGCGGTGGCGATGGCCTGCAGCTCCTTGTTCGCGAGCACGGTGCGGCTGTCCTTCGACATGGAGTTGAGCACCTTGCCGCGCAGCGGCAGCAGCGCCTGCGTTTCCTTGTCGCGCGCCTCCTTCGCCGAGCCGCCGGCGGAATCGCCCTCCACCAGGAAAAGCTCGTTGCGCGTGATGTCGCCCGAGGCGCACTCGACCAGCTTGCCGGGCAGCGTGGCGATGCCGCTCGACTTCTTGCGCTCGACCTTCTTGCCCTTGGCGAGGCGCGCCATGGCCTGCTCGATGGCGAGCTCGACGATCTTCTTGCCTTCGTCGACGTGCTCGTTCAGCCACAGCTCGAAGGCGTCCTTCACGCACAGCTCGAGCAGGCGCGCGGCGTGGCGCGTGGTGAGCTTCTCCTTGGTCTGGCCGTGGAACTGCGTGCGCACGATGCGCGCGGAGAGCGTGAAGCAGGCGCGCTGCCACAGGTCGTCCGGGATCAGCTTCACGCCCTTGGGCGCGAGGCCGCGCCCGTCCATGAAGGCGGCGAGCGCGTCGAAGATGCCGGAGCGGAAGCCCGCCTCGTGCGTGCCGCCCGAGCGCGTGGGAATCAGGTTGACGTGGCTGTCGGCGAAGATGTCGCCCTCCGCCACCCAGCCGATCGCCCATGACGCGCCCTCGCCCGGCTCGATG
Above is a genomic segment from Terriglobales bacterium containing:
- a CDS encoding DNA topoisomerase IV subunit B; the protein is MAKPQVYDASAIQALKGLEPVRRMPGMYTHTVHPLHIVQEAIDNAVDEALAGFGKRITVSVFKDGSVQVEDEGRGVPVDMHPVEKKPAVEVAFTMLHAGGKFSRSGDGVYHISGGLHGVGVAVSNALSKRCEVVVFRENQRHSIVFEGGELKQKLKSEKIKERKTGTIVRLWPDPKYFDSAHIPMNELEHLVRSKAYLLPGLTMALEVEGKQTRLWKYERGMAQYFEMMLDGREMVAPLFAGEKYFDEKTQLTDIEPGEGASWAIGWVAEGDIFADSHVNLIPTRSGGTHEAGFRSGIFDALAAFMDGRGLAPKGVKLIPDDLWQRACFTLSARIVRTQFHGQTKEKLTTRHAARLLELCVKDAFELWLNEHVDEGKKIVELAIEQAMARLAKGKKVERKKSSGIATLPGKLVECASGDITRNELFLVEGDSAGGSAKEARDKETQALLPLRGKVLNSMSKDSRTVLANKELQAIATAIGVDPHGAEEKVDLGSLRYGKVIVMTDADVDGGHIQALLLTFFFMHAPRLVEAGHLYVAQPPLYKVEVPSQGKGKPARRLYCLDDDELDETLNQLKKEKVKDGSWEISRFKGLGEMSPEQLWETTMNPDARRLVRMEFDTKNLKAVRQTFEKLMDAGEAEERRNWMREHWKTVEADV